The proteins below come from a single Gordonia pseudamarae genomic window:
- a CDS encoding DUF2631 domain-containing protein has product MASTEVEHEPVDTGWVREPADAPSARFGWHANPKRLHFMLGWVSVFFLLFTAFVGNHKGQVEVLWSIGIAAAVAVLLIRGTFFNRDPKWLP; this is encoded by the coding sequence GTGGCAAGCACCGAGGTTGAACACGAACCTGTCGACACCGGCTGGGTGCGCGAACCCGCCGACGCCCCCTCCGCCCGATTCGGCTGGCACGCCAACCCCAAGCGGCTCCACTTCATGCTGGGCTGGGTCTCGGTCTTCTTCCTGCTGTTCACCGCATTCGTCGGCAACCACAAAGGCCAGGTCGAAGTCCTCTGGTCCATCGGAATCGCCGCCGCCGTGGCCGTCTTACTCATCCGCGGAACCTTCTTCAACCGCGACCCCAAGTGGCTGCCGTAA
- the pyrH gene encoding UMP kinase: MTDSTGGEHSERKGFSRVLLKLGGEMFGGGGVGLDPDVVATVADQIADVVATGAQVAVVIGGGNFFRGAELQQRGLDRARSDYMGMLGTVMNCLALQDFLEKRGVTTRVQTAITMGQVAEPYLPLRAQRHLEKGRVVIFGAGMGMPYFSTDTTAAQRALEIKADVVLMAKAVDGVYSADPRVDPDATLYREITHREALEKQLKVADATAFSLCMDNKMPMLVFNLLEQGNIARAVAGERIGTLVSTD; this comes from the coding sequence ATGACTGACAGCACCGGCGGCGAGCACTCCGAGCGCAAGGGCTTTTCCCGGGTCCTGCTCAAACTCGGCGGCGAGATGTTCGGTGGCGGCGGTGTCGGACTCGACCCGGATGTGGTTGCCACGGTCGCCGACCAGATCGCCGACGTGGTGGCCACCGGCGCGCAGGTCGCCGTGGTGATCGGCGGCGGCAACTTCTTCCGGGGCGCCGAGCTTCAGCAGCGCGGTCTGGACCGGGCGCGGTCGGACTACATGGGCATGCTCGGCACGGTGATGAACTGTCTGGCGTTGCAGGACTTCCTGGAGAAGCGCGGCGTCACCACCCGCGTCCAGACGGCGATCACGATGGGACAGGTCGCCGAACCGTACCTGCCGTTGCGGGCGCAGCGGCACCTGGAGAAGGGGCGCGTGGTGATCTTCGGCGCGGGTATGGGTATGCCGTACTTCTCCACCGATACCACCGCCGCGCAGCGCGCGCTGGAGATCAAGGCCGACGTGGTGCTGATGGCGAAGGCCGTGGACGGGGTGTACAGCGCCGATCCGCGGGTCGACCCCGACGCGACGCTCTATCGCGAGATCACCCATCGCGAGGCGCTGGAGAAGCAACTCAAAGTGGCCGATGCGACCGCGTTCAGCCTCTGCATGGACAATAAAATGCCGATGCTGGTGTTCAACCTGCTCGAACAAGGCAACATTGCACGTGCCGTCGCGGGTGAGCGCATCGGAACGCTGGTGAGCACCGACTGA
- a CDS encoding phosphatidate cytidylyltransferase, translating to MSTQPQKTSRAGRDLPAAIGVGVSLGAGIIAILVFEPRIWYGVVSVALAIATWEISKRLRDGGFRIAFWPLLIGGQAIIWSGWPWGTTGILAATVTTVLVSMVWKLLAQGLSSAPEDYLRGLAVTVLVVAWLPLLAAFGALIVTQTDGAARVATLVLVVVCSDVGGYGAGVLFGKHPMAPAISPKKSWEGLIGSLTVGTVGAVCCALFLLDTHWWIGAVLGPVLVICATLGDLVESQVKRDLGIKDMGTLLPGHGGIMDRLDSLLPSAFVVWGVLTALL from the coding sequence ATGAGTACCCAGCCACAGAAGACCTCACGGGCCGGACGCGACCTGCCCGCCGCGATCGGCGTCGGCGTCTCGCTGGGCGCCGGAATCATCGCCATCCTGGTGTTCGAGCCGAGGATCTGGTACGGCGTCGTCTCGGTCGCGCTGGCCATCGCGACCTGGGAGATCTCCAAACGTCTGCGTGACGGCGGATTTCGTATCGCGTTCTGGCCGCTGCTGATCGGCGGCCAGGCCATCATCTGGTCGGGCTGGCCGTGGGGGACCACCGGAATCCTCGCGGCCACGGTGACCACCGTTCTGGTGTCGATGGTGTGGAAGCTGCTGGCGCAGGGCCTGAGTTCGGCGCCCGAGGACTACCTGCGGGGACTGGCCGTCACGGTGCTGGTGGTGGCCTGGCTTCCGCTGCTGGCCGCCTTCGGCGCGTTGATCGTCACCCAAACCGATGGCGCGGCCCGGGTCGCGACGCTCGTCCTGGTGGTGGTGTGCTCGGATGTCGGCGGCTATGGCGCGGGCGTGCTGTTCGGCAAGCACCCGATGGCACCGGCGATCAGCCCGAAGAAGTCCTGGGAGGGGCTGATCGGTTCGTTGACGGTGGGCACTGTCGGCGCTGTGTGCTGCGCACTGTTCCTGCTGGACACACACTGGTGGATCGGCGCCGTCCTGGGGCCGGTCCTGGTGATATGCGCCACGCTGGGTGACCTGGTCGAGTCCCAGGTCAAACGCGATTTGGGCATCAAAGACATGGGTACCCTCCTGCCCGGTCACGGCGGCATCATGGACCGCCTCGACTCGCTGCTGCCGTCGGCGTTCGTGGTGTGGGGTGTCCTGACCGCGCTGCTCTGA
- the dxr gene encoding 1-deoxy-D-xylulose-5-phosphate reductoisomerase has protein sequence MTTRVLILGSTGSIGVQALEVIAANRDRFEVVGLGAGGGNPGLLGRQVADLGLSPSRVAVADESAGAELVAAIGAGVHVGPEAMVELIESAGADVVLNGIVGSIGLAPSLAALRSGARLALANKESLVAGGALVLEAAAPGQIVPVDSEHSAIAQCLRGGSADEVDRLVLTASGGPFRGWSRDALRDVTPEQAGRHPTWSMGPMITLNSATLVNKALEVIEAHLLFGVDYDRIDVTVHPQSIVHSMVTFVDGATIAKASPPSMKLPIALALGWPERVPGASAACDFSTASQWTFEPVDDTVFPAIEVARRAGKAGGSLTAVFNAANEVAAQGFFDGVLRFPQIVETVAEVIDDADQWRGTPGSVDEVFAADRWARERAAQLVTALPARRSR, from the coding sequence GTGACCACACGTGTTCTCATTCTCGGTTCGACGGGCTCGATCGGTGTTCAGGCGCTGGAGGTGATCGCCGCCAACAGGGACCGGTTCGAGGTGGTCGGTCTCGGTGCCGGTGGCGGCAATCCCGGTCTGCTGGGCAGGCAGGTGGCGGATCTGGGGTTGTCGCCGTCGCGGGTGGCGGTGGCCGACGAGTCCGCGGGCGCCGAACTCGTCGCCGCGATCGGTGCGGGTGTGCATGTCGGGCCGGAGGCCATGGTCGAGCTCATCGAGTCGGCCGGTGCGGATGTGGTGTTGAACGGAATCGTCGGGTCGATCGGGCTGGCGCCTAGTCTGGCCGCGCTGCGCTCGGGTGCGCGGTTGGCACTGGCGAACAAGGAATCGTTGGTGGCCGGCGGCGCACTGGTGCTGGAGGCGGCCGCGCCGGGGCAGATCGTGCCTGTCGATTCGGAGCATTCGGCGATCGCGCAATGTCTGCGCGGGGGCAGCGCGGACGAGGTGGACAGGCTGGTGTTGACGGCCTCGGGTGGCCCGTTCCGGGGCTGGTCGCGGGACGCGTTGCGGGATGTGACGCCAGAGCAGGCCGGCAGGCATCCGACGTGGTCGATGGGGCCGATGATCACGCTGAATTCGGCGACGCTGGTGAACAAGGCGCTGGAGGTGATCGAGGCTCATCTGTTGTTCGGTGTCGACTACGACCGGATCGATGTGACGGTGCATCCGCAGTCGATCGTGCATTCGATGGTGACCTTCGTCGACGGCGCCACGATTGCGAAGGCCTCGCCGCCGTCGATGAAGCTGCCGATCGCGTTGGCGCTGGGCTGGCCCGAACGGGTTCCGGGGGCGTCGGCGGCGTGCGACTTCTCGACCGCATCCCAGTGGACATTCGAACCGGTCGACGACACGGTGTTTCCGGCGATCGAGGTGGCCCGGCGCGCGGGGAAGGCCGGTGGCAGTCTGACCGCGGTGTTCAACGCAGCCAACGAGGTGGCCGCGCAGGGGTTCTTCGACGGTGTGCTGCGGTTCCCGCAGATCGTCGAGACGGTCGCCGAGGTGATCGACGACGCAGATCAATGGCGTGGGACTCCCGGTAGTGTGGATGAGGTATTCGCCGCGGATCGGTGGGCCCGTGAGCGTGCCGCACAGCTGGTCACGGCACTTCCGGCGCGGCGGTCACGCTGA
- the puuE gene encoding allantoinase PuuE: MSQTTRTLADYRDERYPRDMVGYGRTPPDPRWPGGAKVAVQFVLNYEEGAENNVLENDRGSETFLSEMIGAQAFPNRHMSMESLYEYGSRAGVWRILRTFERRGLPLTVFAVAQAMARNPEVAAAFVEQGHEIACHGYRWLSYQLVDQEIEREHMVAALELLTEITGERPRGWYTGRDSPHTRRLVVEQGGFAYDSDSYADDLPYWVKVPAHGSVVDHLVVPYTLDTNDMRFASPGGFPSGEQFFTHLRDAFDVLYAEGQEGIPKMLSVGLHCRLVGRPARLAALERFLDHVQSHDDVWITRRIDIADHWRRVHPAR; this comes from the coding sequence ATGTCTCAGACCACCCGAACTTTGGCCGACTACCGCGATGAGCGGTATCCACGCGACATGGTGGGGTACGGCCGGACTCCACCGGATCCGCGGTGGCCGGGAGGGGCGAAGGTCGCGGTGCAGTTCGTCCTCAACTATGAGGAGGGCGCGGAGAACAATGTGCTGGAGAACGACCGGGGCAGTGAGACTTTCCTGTCGGAGATGATCGGTGCGCAGGCGTTCCCGAACAGACATATGAGCATGGAGTCGCTGTACGAGTACGGTTCGCGGGCCGGAGTGTGGCGGATTCTGCGGACGTTCGAGCGTCGGGGACTGCCGTTGACGGTGTTCGCGGTGGCGCAGGCGATGGCGCGCAACCCTGAGGTCGCGGCGGCGTTCGTGGAGCAGGGGCACGAGATCGCGTGTCACGGGTATCGCTGGCTGAGCTATCAGTTGGTCGATCAGGAGATCGAGCGCGAGCACATGGTGGCGGCGCTGGAGTTGTTGACGGAGATCACGGGGGAGCGGCCGCGCGGCTGGTACACGGGGCGCGATTCTCCGCATACGCGGCGGCTGGTCGTCGAGCAGGGCGGGTTCGCCTATGACTCGGACAGCTATGCCGACGATCTGCCGTACTGGGTGAAGGTGCCCGCGCACGGTTCGGTGGTCGATCACCTGGTTGTTCCGTACACCCTGGACACCAACGACATGCGGTTCGCCTCGCCGGGCGGGTTTCCGTCGGGTGAGCAGTTCTTCACGCATCTGCGTGACGCGTTCGACGTGTTGTACGCGGAGGGGCAGGAGGGCATTCCGAAGATGCTGTCGGTCGGGCTGCACTGCCGGCTGGTGGGACGACCGGCGCGGTTGGCCGCTCTGGAACGGTTCCTCGATCATGTGCAATCCCATGACGACGTGTGGATCACGCGGCGTATCGACATCGCCGATCATTGGCGCCGGGTACATCCGGCGCGGTAG
- the rpsB gene encoding 30S ribosomal protein S2, translating into MAVVTMKQLLDSGAHFGHQTRRWNPKMKRFIFTDRNGIYIIDLQQTLTFIDKAYEFVKETVAHGGTILFVGTKKQAQESIAAEATRVGMPYVNQRWLGGMLTNFSTVHKRLQRMKELEAMEQTGGFEGRTKKEILMLTREKNKLERTLGGIRDMAKVPSAIWVVDTNKEHIAVGEARKLNIPVIAILDTNCDPDLVDYPIPGNDDAIRSAALLTRVVASAVAEGVQARAGQAAGDAKPEAGGGEPLAEWEQELLSQPTAPAEGEAAPAAQ; encoded by the coding sequence ATGGCTGTCGTGACAATGAAGCAGCTGCTGGACAGCGGCGCACACTTCGGGCACCAGACCCGCCGGTGGAACCCCAAGATGAAGCGGTTCATCTTCACCGACCGCAACGGCATCTACATCATCGACCTGCAGCAGACCCTGACCTTCATCGACAAGGCCTACGAGTTTGTGAAGGAGACCGTCGCCCACGGCGGGACCATCCTGTTCGTCGGCACCAAGAAGCAGGCTCAGGAGTCCATCGCCGCCGAGGCCACCCGCGTCGGCATGCCCTACGTCAACCAGCGTTGGCTCGGTGGCATGCTCACCAACTTCTCGACCGTTCACAAGCGCTTGCAGCGCATGAAGGAACTCGAGGCCATGGAACAGACCGGTGGCTTCGAGGGTCGCACCAAGAAGGAAATCCTCATGCTCACGCGTGAGAAGAACAAGCTTGAGCGCACGCTCGGCGGCATCCGCGACATGGCCAAGGTTCCGTCGGCCATCTGGGTCGTCGACACCAACAAGGAGCACATCGCCGTCGGCGAGGCCCGCAAGCTCAACATCCCGGTGATCGCCATCCTCGACACCAACTGCGACCCGGACCTCGTCGACTACCCGATTCCGGGCAACGACGATGCCATTCGTAGCGCCGCCCTGCTGACCCGCGTGGTCGCCTCGGCCGTCGCCGAGGGTGTGCAGGCGCGCGCCGGCCAAGCTGCCGGTGATGCCAAGCCGGAAGCCGGCGGCGGCGAACCGCTTGCCGAGTGGGAGCAGGAGCTGTTGAGCCAGCCCACCGCGCCCGCCGAAGGTGAAGCGGCACCCGCAGCCCAGTGA
- the rlmN gene encoding 23S rRNA (adenine(2503)-C(2))-methyltransferase RlmN, whose product MSSLPLVFDAPKRGLPPKHFADLDPDQRVAAAAQLGLPKFRINQLARQYYGRLTGDVAEMTDVPASARQAVSDSLFPTLLTPVRQISCDDGSTRKTLWRLHDGTLLESVLMRYTDRNTLCISSQAGCGMACPFCATGQGGLDRNLSTAEIVDQVRAAARTLRDGEFGEPGRLSNVVFMGMGEPLANYKRVVSAVRQITSPAPDGLGISARSVTVSTVGLAPAIRKLADEGIPVTLAVSLHTPDDELRDTLVPVNNRWSVTEVLEAARYYADVSGRRVSIEYALIRDVNDQPWRADMLGKKLHKALGAKVHVNLIPLNPTPGSKWDASPKPAEREFVRRVQEQGVSCTVRDTRGQEIAAACGQLAAEER is encoded by the coding sequence ATGTCCTCTTTGCCGCTCGTGTTCGACGCACCTAAACGTGGGTTGCCGCCGAAGCATTTCGCCGATCTGGATCCGGACCAGCGGGTTGCGGCAGCGGCACAGCTGGGTCTGCCCAAATTCCGGATCAACCAGTTGGCACGCCAATACTACGGCAGGCTGACCGGCGACGTCGCGGAGATGACCGATGTCCCGGCGTCGGCGCGGCAGGCGGTGTCCGATTCACTGTTCCCGACGTTGCTGACGCCGGTTCGGCAGATCAGTTGCGACGACGGCAGTACCCGGAAGACGCTGTGGCGACTGCACGACGGCACCCTGCTGGAAAGCGTGTTGATGCGGTACACCGACCGCAACACACTGTGTATCTCCAGCCAAGCCGGGTGCGGCATGGCGTGTCCGTTCTGCGCGACGGGTCAGGGCGGTCTGGACCGCAACCTGTCGACGGCGGAGATCGTCGATCAGGTTCGGGCCGCGGCCCGAACCTTGCGCGACGGTGAGTTCGGCGAGCCCGGCCGGCTGTCGAATGTCGTGTTCATGGGGATGGGCGAACCGCTGGCCAACTACAAGCGGGTGGTGAGTGCGGTCCGTCAGATCACCTCGCCCGCGCCGGACGGGCTGGGGATCTCAGCACGTTCGGTGACGGTCTCGACGGTCGGGTTGGCGCCGGCGATCCGGAAGCTGGCCGACGAGGGCATCCCGGTCACCCTCGCTGTGTCGTTGCACACACCGGACGACGAGCTGCGCGACACCCTGGTTCCGGTCAACAATCGTTGGTCGGTCACCGAGGTGCTGGAGGCGGCACGCTACTACGCCGATGTGAGTGGGCGCCGGGTGTCCATCGAATACGCGTTGATCCGCGACGTCAACGACCAGCCGTGGCGCGCGGACATGCTCGGTAAGAAGCTGCACAAGGCGCTGGGTGCCAAGGTGCACGTCAATCTGATCCCGCTCAACCCCACACCCGGGTCCAAGTGGGATGCCAGCCCGAAGCCTGCTGAGCGCGAGTTCGTCCGCCGGGTCCAGGAACAGGGTGTCTCGTGTACCGTCCGCGACACCCGCGGCCAGGAGATCGCCGCCGCCTGCGGCCAATTGGCTGCGGAAGAGAGATAG
- a CDS encoding LapA family protein, whose translation MSTPDPRYEGPRNPAPQDAVMPDTPDQGGIEPGQLPAGAEPATPVPDPGIPAEPAQEAPRRGRRRGETIAGQVRHTRTSAAWAGMIIGSLIGILLLVFVVQNLDSQKIWLLFWEVNLPVGISLLIAAIAGALVTALIGGLRMFQLNRALTKVSKANRD comes from the coding sequence ATGAGCACTCCAGATCCGCGGTACGAAGGTCCCCGGAACCCCGCGCCGCAGGACGCCGTGATGCCCGACACCCCGGACCAGGGCGGGATCGAACCGGGTCAACTGCCTGCCGGTGCCGAACCCGCAACCCCGGTCCCCGACCCGGGGATTCCTGCCGAGCCGGCGCAGGAGGCACCGCGCCGGGGCCGCCGGCGCGGTGAGACGATCGCCGGCCAGGTCCGCCACACCCGCACGAGCGCCGCCTGGGCGGGGATGATCATCGGATCGTTGATCGGAATCCTGCTGCTGGTGTTCGTCGTGCAGAACCTCGACTCGCAGAAGATCTGGCTGCTGTTCTGGGAGGTCAACCTGCCCGTGGGCATCAGCCTGCTCATCGCCGCGATCGCCGGTGCGCTCGTCACCGCATTGATCGGCGGTCTGCGGATGTTCCAGCTCAACAGGGCCCTGACCAAGGTGTCCAAGGCCAACCGCGACTAG
- a CDS encoding M23 family metallopeptidase yields MTIIGTRPHSAAPDPRHTTSRGRRTSPATSTSITSAPTTAAIVTAVAVLLSCAGPVACRASPAGASTGGGHRAPLPPTPVVVTAFSVGEHRWSPGHRGVDLSARAGTEVMASAAGTVRHAGEVAGRPVLSILHPDGLITTYEPVLATVRQGQRVSRGQVIGIVEPGHPSCPTMTCLHWGARLGSGNSAAYLDPLGLLGAVRVRLKPV; encoded by the coding sequence ATGACGATCATCGGTACCCGCCCGCATTCCGCCGCGCCCGACCCCCGACACACCACGTCACGGGGTCGGCGTACCTCACCCGCCACCAGCACTTCCATCACCAGCGCACCCACCACAGCCGCGATCGTCACCGCGGTCGCGGTACTCCTGTCATGCGCCGGGCCCGTGGCCTGCCGCGCGTCCCCGGCGGGTGCGTCGACCGGCGGCGGGCACCGTGCGCCACTGCCGCCCACCCCTGTCGTCGTCACCGCCTTCAGCGTCGGCGAGCACCGCTGGTCCCCGGGGCATCGTGGGGTGGATCTGAGCGCCCGGGCCGGTACCGAGGTGATGGCCTCGGCCGCCGGAACCGTACGCCATGCCGGCGAGGTCGCCGGGCGTCCGGTGCTGTCGATCCTGCATCCGGACGGTCTCATCACCACCTACGAGCCGGTCCTGGCGACCGTGCGCCAAGGTCAGCGGGTGTCCCGGGGGCAGGTCATCGGCATCGTCGAACCGGGGCACCCGTCGTGCCCCACGATGACGTGCCTGCACTGGGGCGCACGGCTCGGCTCCGGGAACTCGGCCGCCTACCTCGATCCGCTCGGCCTGCTCGGGGCCGTGCGGGTGCGACTCAAGCCCGTCTGA
- the tsf gene encoding translation elongation factor Ts: MANYTAADVKKLRELTGSGMMACKNALANNDGDFDKAVEELRIKGAKDVGKRAERSTAEGLVAAKDGVMIELNSETDFVAKNAEFQELADKVLDAALVAKTSDVEALKAAPLGDSTVDGVVQALAAKIGEKLELRRVVYYDGPVAVYLHKRASDLPPGVGVLVSYTGEGDAAAEAARNAAQQVAALKARYATRDQVPADVVENERRIAEETAKAEGKPEQALPKIVEGRVTGFYKDVVLVDQAYVKDSKKTVKAVLDEAGASVVTFSRFEVGQS, encoded by the coding sequence ATGGCGAACTACACCGCGGCCGACGTGAAGAAGCTTCGCGAGCTCACCGGCTCAGGCATGATGGCCTGCAAGAACGCACTGGCCAACAACGACGGCGACTTCGACAAGGCCGTCGAGGAACTGCGCATCAAGGGCGCCAAGGACGTCGGCAAGCGTGCCGAGCGGTCCACCGCCGAGGGCCTGGTCGCCGCCAAGGACGGCGTGATGATCGAGCTCAACTCGGAGACCGACTTCGTCGCCAAGAACGCCGAGTTCCAGGAACTCGCCGACAAGGTGCTCGACGCCGCCCTGGTCGCCAAGACCAGCGACGTGGAGGCACTGAAGGCAGCACCCCTCGGTGACAGCACCGTCGACGGTGTGGTGCAGGCGCTCGCCGCCAAGATCGGCGAGAAGCTCGAACTGCGTCGCGTCGTCTACTACGACGGCCCCGTCGCGGTCTACCTGCACAAGCGTGCCTCGGATCTGCCTCCGGGCGTCGGTGTGCTCGTGTCGTACACCGGTGAGGGCGACGCGGCCGCGGAGGCCGCCCGCAACGCCGCCCAGCAGGTGGCCGCGCTCAAGGCCCGCTACGCCACCCGCGACCAGGTGCCCGCCGACGTCGTGGAGAACGAGCGCCGGATCGCCGAGGAGACCGCCAAGGCCGAGGGCAAACCCGAGCAGGCGCTGCCGAAGATCGTCGAAGGTCGGGTCACCGGCTTCTACAAGGACGTCGTCCTCGTCGATCAGGCGTATGTGAAGGATTCGAAGAAGACGGTCAAGGCCGTGCTCGACGAGGCCGGAGCCTCCGTCGTGACGTTCAGCCGCTTCGAGGTCGGCCAGAGCTAG
- the frr gene encoding ribosome recycling factor, translating into MIDDALLDAEEKMEKAVGVAKDDMGSIRTGRANPAMFNKVHIEYYGALTPITQVASITTPEARMVVIKPYEASSLRDIETAIRNSDLGVNPTNDGNIIRVSIPQLTEDRRKDLVKQAKGKGEDAKVAIRNVRRKAVDELKRIQKDGEAGEDEVVRAEKELDKTTASYVSQVDELVKHKENELLEV; encoded by the coding sequence ATGATTGACGACGCGTTGCTCGACGCCGAGGAAAAGATGGAGAAGGCCGTCGGCGTCGCCAAGGACGACATGGGGTCCATTCGGACCGGACGGGCCAACCCGGCCATGTTCAATAAGGTGCACATCGAGTACTATGGCGCGCTGACTCCGATCACTCAGGTCGCCAGTATCACCACCCCGGAAGCGCGGATGGTGGTCATCAAGCCGTACGAGGCGTCCAGCCTGCGCGATATCGAGACCGCGATCCGCAACTCCGATCTGGGCGTCAACCCCACCAACGACGGCAATATCATCCGGGTGTCCATTCCGCAGCTCACCGAAGATCGCCGCAAGGATCTGGTGAAACAGGCCAAGGGCAAGGGCGAGGACGCCAAGGTGGCCATCCGCAATGTGCGCCGCAAGGCGGTCGACGAGCTCAAGCGGATCCAGAAGGATGGCGAGGCCGGCGAGGACGAGGTGGTGCGAGCCGAGAAGGAACTCGACAAGACCACCGCCTCGTATGTGAGCCAGGTCGATGAGCTGGTGAAACACAAGGAAAACGAATTGCTCGAGGTGTGA
- a CDS encoding tyrosine recombinase XerC: protein MPPAGSRSTAENLPVVAGFADHLRLELGLSEHTVRAYTGDARAIVSYAGVRGVEFADLDLALLRSWLADRTRAGAARTSIARQVSSAKRLCAWATREGLLAVDPAQRLRAPKAHRVLPEVLDAGQAERMIEAAGTGRPAGAGQDVDTEREGAGPAVADDPLALRDRLIVELLYSTGIRVGELCGLDIGDIDTGRRVVRVLGKGNKERMVPFGGPAVHALDAWLTRGRPEIAVAASGTALLLGVRGGRLNQRMARTVVYRSVERAGGPALGPHGLRHSAATHLLDGGADLRIVQELLGHASLATTQIYTHVSVERLRAVHTQAHPRA from the coding sequence CTGCCCCCAGCAGGGTCTCGATCCACTGCGGAGAACCTGCCCGTCGTGGCGGGCTTCGCCGACCATCTGCGTCTGGAACTGGGACTCAGCGAGCACACCGTCCGCGCGTACACCGGCGATGCGAGGGCGATCGTGAGCTATGCCGGAGTGCGCGGCGTCGAGTTCGCCGATCTCGACCTGGCGCTGCTGCGCAGCTGGCTGGCAGACCGGACCCGCGCGGGAGCGGCGCGCACGAGCATCGCCCGGCAGGTGTCGTCGGCGAAGCGGCTGTGTGCCTGGGCCACCCGCGAAGGGCTGCTCGCGGTGGATCCGGCGCAGCGTCTGCGCGCACCGAAAGCGCACCGGGTGCTGCCCGAGGTCCTCGACGCCGGCCAGGCGGAACGGATGATCGAGGCCGCCGGAACCGGGCGGCCCGCCGGGGCCGGGCAGGACGTCGACACCGAACGCGAAGGCGCGGGCCCGGCCGTCGCCGACGACCCGCTAGCGCTGCGGGACCGGCTCATCGTCGAGTTGCTGTACTCCACCGGGATCCGGGTCGGGGAGCTGTGCGGCCTCGACATCGGCGACATCGACACCGGGCGCCGTGTCGTGCGGGTTCTGGGCAAGGGCAACAAGGAACGGATGGTGCCGTTCGGGGGGCCGGCCGTGCACGCCCTCGACGCGTGGCTGACCAGGGGTCGTCCGGAGATCGCCGTCGCTGCCTCGGGCACCGCGCTCTTGCTCGGCGTCAGGGGCGGCCGCCTCAATCAGCGGATGGCGCGCACGGTGGTGTATCGGTCGGTCGAGCGGGCCGGCGGGCCCGCGCTGGGTCCGCACGGGTTGCGCCACAGTGCCGCCACGCACCTGCTCGACGGCGGTGCCGACCTGCGCATCGTGCAGGAGTTGCTCGGGCACGCCTCGCTCGCCACCACGCAGATATATACCCACGTGAGTGTCGAGCGGCTGCGCGCGGTGCACACCCAGGCGCACCCCCGAGCCTGA